In Chanodichthys erythropterus isolate Z2021 chromosome 20, ASM2448905v1, whole genome shotgun sequence, the genomic stretch GAATGTTCTTTGTGTTCATGTACCTGTCCACAGTGTCGAGGTATGTTGCGAGCCAAGGCATGGTGTCATGAATGGCAGGATTGTCCCGCCTCTCTCTGAGCGGTGACTCCGCCTCCCGGTTAAACTCCTCCTGTTTGATTCGCTCAGGTGTGGCCTCGATGATCTGCTCGGCCAGAGTTGCCATGTCAACCTAACAGTAAAACATCGCAAAAATCACCATGACAAGTCTCACTAACTGTGTGAGGAGGCGGAGACTTTAATACTTTGTCCAATCAGATGTTATCAAAATACGTGACTCACCTGTAAGACCTCGTCAGACAGGTAATCCTCATTCTCGGCATTCTCGCTGTAGTCGAGCAGCTCGTCGGCGAGCTCAGAGTGAAGCGCTAGCGCGTCCGTGTGCGAGACGGCCGGTGTGGAGGGACTCGCAGCCTCACAGTCCATGAGGAAGAGCGAATCGGTGGAACCGGTAGGGGGCGGGACCGAGAATGGGGAGGAGGGAGAAGAGGCGGAGTCCATGGGGTCAGGAACTGAACCACTGGAGTAGGCGGAGCTGGGGGAGGGTGAGGGCGGGTCACTGGGGGAGGGGATACTGCTGGATGAACTCAAACctgagagacagagaaagagaggaggGTTAGTAGGAAGGTTGACTAAAAGTCAAACTCTAACTACAACTGTAACTAGGGCCCTAGGATTTCCATGATGTGGAAAAAAATCATCTAGActgtcaaaataataataaaaataattttattattaaaataattaattaattaaaatcattttacaataatagggcattattaatgttaaaatttgaataaaatatttaataggtTTTCAGAATTTAATTCGACATGCTTACTGAatataaaaaatcattttaattttgtttaattaaaatgaaattcataaaaaaaaaacaaaagcacagaatttagaaaaaaataaaatatttaatatttttttaaccttatgccttattattgttaaaattttaataaaatattatattgtcAACGTTTTATGAATTTTGTTCAGACACgctttttggaaaaaaatttttattttgtttaatttaaataaaacataattaagtaaaataaaacaacaaatatttgaaaagtaaaCAATTTCATAGGGCTTTATTcttgttaatatttaaataaaatatttatattaagtttTAAGAATTTGATTTGACatgcttttaaaatataaaaattaattttaattttgcttaataaaaatattttaatatttaaataaaatattaaattgtcaACATTTCATGAATTTGACTcaacatgttttttaaatatatatatatgttttattgtaattttgtttaattttattaaaatgaaatttagaaaaaaCAGCACAGaatttgggggaaaaaagagCCTTATaattgttaacatttttattaaaatattaaattgtaaacattttatgaatttgattagacatgcttttaaaaaaaataaaaatgtaattgtaattttgctttatttaaaaccgaaatcataaaaataacagaaattagaaaaaattaaataagatttcatagggccctataattgttagcattttaatcaaatattaaactgtaaacattttatgaattttgaatatGCTTCATCACATGACACTCCCAGCCCACGTAAAGCACATCTGgagtgcagtgtgtgtgtgttacctgtGTCGGGGCTGCTGGACAGTGGAGACAGGGGCCGGTACGGAGGCGAGGCCGTGTCAGGTGTGTGTTCTTGTgtctgagagtgtgtgtgtaactCCTCCAGACAGCGTGCCAGCCGTGTGTGTCCGCGTGAATGAGCCACGGCCAGAGGCAGACGACCCAGAGAGTCGGGGATTCCCAGAGCCGCACTGCTCCAGCGGTACAACAACACCGCTGCCGCCTGATGACCCAGAGCGCACGCCCacatctgaacacacacacacaacacatgaGCAAATAAACACATTCTGAGTCATCATCACATTATCTGCTAGTGTGTggatatgcatatatatatatatacatacatacacacacacactaccaggcaaaagtatgtgtgtgtgtgtgatgtacCAAAGGTGTGCAGGAGAAATGATCAACGTTTAGAGGATCCACTTCCTGCTCCAGATCCAAACTGTTCACACTGATACTCCTGATACATACAGAGACACAAACAAATACCATCAAACACAAAAGTTTTTTATACATCAAGATTGCAGATGAAATGTCATCTGAATGTCTGAGTGTCAGTGATTCATTTCAGTTTCATGATTATGAGTGTGTTACCTCCAGcgtatgagtgtgtgtatgagctGTGTATATCCCTGAGCGGCGGCGAGGTGCAGTAGCGTCATTCCTCGGTGTCTGACAGAGTGTGTGAGTCTGTCTGTCTCGCCGTCTCGTCCCCACCGACCGCCGGCCATCATCCGCTCACACACGGCTACGATCCTGCGCTCAAACCAAAGCCccgactgacacacacacacacacacacacacacacacacacacacacacacacacacacacacacacacacacacacacacacacacacacacacacacagatacgtCCTAATTAGCACATTTAAACACCTTCATACATCTACTTGAGAAAAAATACGAACTTGTTTCTCGGTTCACAGTTTTATATCAGTCACATGTTTGCTAGCTGATATACTGATCTACATCAGTACACTACAGAGGAAAAGCCTGTTTCTGGATTGGACAACATTTGTGAGATTCATCACTCCAAAACTGAGAATTTTGATTCAGATTCAATTAAAGACAGATTTGATTCACTCAttttgattcactgaatcaGAAGAGAAGCCACCAGTGATTCTGAAGCTGGTTCTGAATCTTGCATTCGCATTTAACCCTCTAATAAATGAATCAGAAGGTAAAGgagaaaattgttttaaattgaaaagaaaaagagagaaagttttaaataaataaataaataaataaatgcaatatatgtatatatttagattTGTGTTAAATTATAGAAtgtaaaatttaatataaataaataaaaatgtaataatatactgtaaataaactttttgtaaaatgtaataatatacttattaaataaatatatataaaaattaaacttttctcTTCCCAACATTATGCATTTACACTGTAGGAAAAAACTggtaaatgtttataaaaataaatgcatagagaatatttattttatgcgtatgtttttttaaatataaaatcaagctatttttacttattttccccgtaaattatgtattttgagAGAGTTACACAATAGAAAATATTTCAGAGACAGCTGATGCATCAACACTTccattttgattacatttaagtgtttattttattgctcTTTATCTATTTGCGCCCGGATATTTTAATACATATCTGTATGTTTATAAATGAGTTTTTTCCTCCACTTCAGCAGCACTTACAAACACcaaaatttacagttttattcccatctatattctgaaggtttttactgtggggtttgttcatatatcattcacactcatttatataaaattttattcctaaatatatgctgaaaatgttttattttaccatctgttgacagtattttctgatttatggagtgataaaaagagatcTCCAAAATCCCTTCAGTAAAAACCTTTAACTCTAACATGTCAACAAAATCAAACAAGAATTTTGAATCTGGCTTTATCCAATGTTCAGATTTATCTTCTGGAAGTGTATGAAAATTAGTGCACATTTACTTAGATAATACCTCAATTGCACATTTAAACATAAAATCTCACAAAACAAAGCATTTGATACAAAATAATTGTcttaatatactgtaataaattAGCTGGAGAAGTATCATGATATCTATCTTatttttaccctattcacctaTAGTGTCAGATACGCAGATACGTTTACACCAAAtacaaaatttaaacaatttacatAACTGAACAGAAAACAGTGACATTTGcttaatatctcacaataaAAAGATGCTCAAATGAATCAGTTGTTTTGAACAGTTCATTCGAACAAATCGTTACACATCAAAATGAGACAAAAACAGCGATTTAGCTACTGCATCTGAAATAGGTTTAGATTAACCAGTTACGTTACTGAAACTGATTTCCATATGAATCCATTAAGTTTGATTGGCAATTCTTTAGTTGGTTAGATAAGTTTAGATAGAATGAATCACATTTAATGTAGACATAGTTAGGATGAGGTAGTAACATGACTACTTTTAGTTAGTTACCCCtcaacagacacacacaccctcCCTCAGTTTTTTCCctcctgtctgtctgtatcaGTCTCTCTGTCCGTCCTCGTGCTGTATTGACGTAAGAGTGGAAAAGCTAAAAATGAATGACATGAATCAGCCAGATGATTCTTACAAACAGAGACGAGGTTTTAACATCAAACTATCAGCACTAAACCTGAAGACTAGTTCAGAAACTACAGGACTTACTGGAATCAGATGTGGAAAAACTGaactgtaatgtgtgtgtgcgtgcatgtgtgtgtgtgtgcatgtgtgtgtgtgcaccaaCATGGAAAAAGCGCTATTAATACTCGCATTCTGAAGTGATGTCATCGGCAAAGTTGACATTCCCCCGCTAACCCTGATAACGCACGTTCATAAATCCAGCGCTCATCAAcacaccagtgttattttagtatcatcgAGATAgcattataacattttattcatattttaatgcacttaCATGCTCAAAAAACCCTTTCTTCTCTAGCTTGCTTTATAAACCTGTCAAATAAACCTGGCGAATGAAgacaaagacaaaaatactgaggaagaacacTTTTTGCAGTACAGTGTCTTTGTATCAGTGCGAGAACTGAACCTGACTTTGTTTGCTGCTGGACTGATAAACCTGTGAACACGGACTACAGGAGATGATGTGAaagcagccaatcagaggtgaatgtcagaaactgtgatgtgtgtgtgtatttgtaccTGGTTTTCGGGAGTCAAGCGTGGAGCAGAGCTCTGATTTCGCGACAGCTGCTGATGATAGTGATTCATATGTTGATGCTGTTGATTGTTATTTGACATCTCTGCCATTCGCCGCTCCATCTGCTCCAGACGCTCCAGAATCGACATCCTAAACTGGTTATCTGGAGAGAACGAGAGACGGTCAACATTAAACAATGTTCAGTTCCATAATGTCACGCATTTCTGCTAGTTTCATAATTGGTGAATTTTGCAACATTGACACTTATTAAACTGAAttaaatcaacactgaactgaactgaaacaaatcagtttcataattgatgaattttgcaaCATCAACAGTTGTTGAACAATTAAATCAAAACTGAACTGAAAAGAATTGAATTAGCTTCACAATTGATGAATCAATTTAGCAACATCAACACTGTTATTAAACTGAATTAAATCAACACTATACTCAATTGAAGTGAATTGAATtcgtttcataattgatgaattttgcaGCATTGGCACTGTTACTGAACTGAagtgaatcaacattgaactggactgaatttaataattgatgaatTCTGCAACATTGACACCgttattaaaatgaatgaaatcaaaCTGAATTGAATTGCAACACTGCAACAATAACACACTGTTACtgaaattaatttaatcaaATTGAACAAAATTGaatgtttcataattgatgaactttgcAAAACTGACGCTGTAACTGAACCGAATTAAACAaattgaactaaatttaatttcatagttgatgaattttgcaacatcagcactgttattgaactgaacttaATTACTGATGAATTTTGCAATATTGACTGTTATTaaactgaattaaatcaaaactgAACTCAACTGAACTGAATTAGTTCTataattgatgaattttgcaacatcaacactgttattgaactgaatcgAACTGAGCTgaatttaatttctttcataattgatgaactttgAAACACTGACACTGTTACTGAACCTAATATTACAAGATTAACACTGTTATTctcctgtttattactgtgaagctgcttttgAAACATTATTGTATAATGAATCATTAAACATTAGGAACTTTATTACACTGAGCCGCAAAAAAGACATTCGTAAAACACgtttctttagaataatttcaGGACAATGAGCAGATCGACATGCAGGAAACTCGGCGGAATAATGTAACGGCATGAAAATTATTTATGGTTCTCGATTCTCAACTAATTCTAATATTTACTTATACAGACACAAAGCAGAcgtgagtatgtgtgtgtttagtgcttgatttacagtgtgtgtgaatgtgttgaCAGCTCagcttttacacacacacacacacacacacacacagagtgatCTCTAAGGCGGAtctccaaacaaacacacacagactttCAAACACGCAGTCATGCCTACCTACACCATCCCTGCTTCTCTGTGCCATCGCTCAGACGATCGAATAAAAACGCAGAATCAGAAAAAGCACAACTCCATGTCTTGCTCTCTTcacctctctctttctctcaatcAGGAGTGACATGTTAGAAAGATGATTTAAAGTATAAAAACTGTTTAATACATCTAATAACACACTGACATACGATCAGAGAAGTACCGAGTCCAATCACACGCTCGGATcacatgagagagagagaaagatgaaGAAAAAGtcaggaaaaataaagtattccATAGAGAGGAGAGGAAAACTGCAAACTCCGGCTGGATCCACACGGACGTCCGTCCTCGAGCAGGGAAAGTCCCAAATgagatgagagagagacagagctGAGCTTAAATTACTGaggcagagagacagacagacagagagagagacacacgcTGCTCCTCTCGTACACACGGATTTAAATAGGCTTTAACTGAGGGCAGAAATAGAAACCGGCTGATAtccacactgacacacacaacaacTCGTTTAACCGCTGGAATATGTACAGATAACCAGTCTGACCCTTCTACAGGATCAGCGATTGTGACTCGATTCAGCAGATTCTGTGGTGTCTGACTGATGTTCATGCGCTCTAAAcaaactattatttatttatactattttttattatttatttatatattctatagttttgtttatatatactATGACAGtttatattaacattttgaattgtttttttttatttttttatgtttcattttaattttagtttaagttttacaCAGCAacgatgttcttcctcagtgtttttgtcttgtttttcagtACAAATATCGAAAGATTTTTAAAGATGCATTTACTTGGGAAGGAAAATGACAAGTTTTCTGACAAATCTATCAAATTTAAGTaagtttgtttaaaacatgaacaaatatctgccaatggggtcagAAAATCTACTTAATTCAAAGGAAAAATAAGATTATTATTCAAACctcattggcagatatttgttcttgttttaaacaAACTTACTTAAATTTGATGCTTTTTtcgaaaaacaaaatgttatattttaagtCCTTTTGCTTCTCAAATAATCTTGATTTATGAATTCTTAGATATTTGGACAACAAGACAAtgtcatttttataatttcttttaaatatttttttcagcagtgcaacatttataatttttatttaaatttttaagtttacatttttcaagtttttcatctaatatttatattttaaattgatttCAGTTATCAATATCAAAAGTCATGGATCAGTAATGTCGTTCAGCTCTTCAAAGCTCATAACAGACTGTTTATGATGAAAGATTAGTAATAAATCATAAACTATGACTAATaaagtggttctcaacctttttgacttagatatttttatgtatttctgctgtaattttgtaatttattttttttttattattattattaacagaaACTGGGAGTgttgaaatattaaattaacATGATTATTTTTGAGCTTCCAGAAGTTTCAAGATCTTAATTttcttcaataaaaaaaaaaagttactgtgGAAATTTAATCTAAGTTTATATATTGATTTTATGTgtctttttagtattttaaagtcaccatgaaatcaaaatggacaaatcttgtttttttcttgttagtttttcatggaatattgcagtatttataatAAAGGTTTTATCCGTtcacattattattgttttaaattcatgttcctcgtaatcttgaatcagaataacttcctcttgcagtgacatctctttTTCTGAGGACGAGGGCTCACATGAGATCctccaatagcaaaccacaaccatccaatcaattccccacggacaaaatcaagccccgccctacatttgttcttgtttgagaagcgtttCACTCTGATATACGACActatagggaagaaaagatgaGCGCAACATCCTTTGCATGATGATTTTAATTTAGATCAGTagtgttattaataataatatattaatttaaacacatttttaagtcATCCTTCAGGCCCCTTGCTGAGAGCCATTGAAATAAACGCATGTGGCACTGTCATGTGCTTTGAGTTCGCCGTTTCTGTGATAAAAGACAATAATATAAgtagctttattttatttcatttgattACTTTCATATTTTTTGCGTCATCTATCACTTATGATCACATTTCATCTGTGTTGTTCTGCTCTTATGACCGTCATCTCTCTTCTCTATGACCACAGAACAAAcaatcgtgtgtgtgtgtgtgtgtgtgtgtgtgtgtgtgtgtgtgtgtgtgtgtgtgtgtgtgtgtgtgtgtgtgtgtgtgtgtgtgtgtgtgtgtgtgtgtgtgtgtactcacCATCCAGTGATAACCAGTCCAGCTGTGAGCTCGGTAAGGACGAGGCGTTGCGAGCGCGATACTCAAACAGCACAGATGAGGAGACGGTACTGGAGTCCATCAACACGTGCAGAGCGACAAGACCCGCTTCatgagctacacacacacacacacacacacacacacacacacacacacacacacacacacacacacacacaggaaactgtaaatctgtgtatatatataccgCTTATTTTCACCCTAGTTTCACCATTTAAACTGTTAACTGTTGACCCACTTTTTGAGCtcaaatgtgaaaataaatagTTGTAGTTCATGAATGTTTTGGAGTACAGATCTGAGGTCAGACTCTCATAAAAGTcatagaagtttaagtttacTGTAAAGCAAATGTACTGAactaaacatgttttattttatacaaaattatttggcCACTGCtataaaatcaaagccatacATCTAACCAAGCTGTGTTTCAAATTTGAAGTTGATTTCACAGAATTTGAGCCACTAAAAGATTTTAAAGGATCATTTCCATTGTCCAATGTCCAATTCAGTGTTATTATAAAActaaaaaccattaaaaaaaaacattttcattacttgaaataaacttaaactgaaataatatataaaaaaaactttcagcTAGTGGTCAAAGCAACATTTGTCATTTAGTTTAACGATGtacaaaaataactaaaactggaataaaatgaataaaactatataatcataataaaaataaaaacataaaaattactaaaaatgcaactaaaattaaaatgaaaaccaactaaaaacaataataatatctcaatgatactaaaataagttatttttcaaaacgGGTTTCACAGGCTGAATTTCGAGCatttaagctttcaaatgatacttagtttatttatatatattatatttccttATATATGCGATAACATATCTGTGAAAATAGgttaaatcacatttttgacATTTAAACGATCCTGCCACAAATGAATtgataaaacaatttttttcaattttatcCTACTAAAACTGCATGCACAATAATCCTAAaactattataaaaaaaaatgccatttaAAGCAGTTTCAGATGGAGTTTAGTGACACTGCAGGACTCTCAAATGCTGCAGTCACAGGAAAGCTTTTCATTATTTCATGCATATTAATGACTAAAAACTCTGGTCTCGATCTGTTAATTATGTTTACACAACTATATGAAGTATAAAAATGCCTCCAAATAAGCTAATAATTCATTTGTGGATATAGAAGCTAAGCTCTTTCTCACTTAAAAGCTTGACAAGGGCTTATTTACTTCCTGTTTTAtttgcaataaatattattttgtttgtttttaggcACAAcacaaaaatttacaaaaaaataacactgaataaaCATAATCTGTGTTCTTTGCTGTCTAGTCATGGAATCTAGATGTTAATGCAGTGAGAGTTTGTTGTCCTGCTCTTTTTCATGTGCTCGCTGAAGCCGTGAGCGCCACCGTCTGGCTTTGTGTGAAAGTGCTGCTCACCTGGACAATAGCAGCGCAGGACGCCGGGCTGAATGAGAGAAGCAGGAACTCGGCTCTGATCGAACACACATGAGTATCGGctgtctgtctctgaccacGGGCCTGTGATCAGCACCTTGACTCCTCCCTAAAACAGACAGTTAACGGAAACcgttatttgaaataaaataaaaataaaaaacttaaacctattttattttagctataTTTCTCATTTagtaacttgatgtactaaaataactaaattgaaataaaaaccatatctaaacattcttgaatcaagattttgaaaaaaattactTAAGATATGAAGcgttgttttctgaaaaaaatgtctTGAATGTAAGTGacttcacacttaaaacaataaaaatatctgtcagtggggtcagaaaaataaactaaatttaaacaaatgtatttctgACCCTACTGGCAGATATAAGCATAAACTCTCttcattttgatgcatttttaatttatattatgtcattttgcttctcaagtaacaaaaaaaaaaatttataaaatttttTGCATGGTGTAaaaattacggaagaggattagggccaagcaataataaaaaaataaaaccatctcgagattaaagttgttaaatttcgagaaaaaagtcgagataaaatgttgacaattaacttgttaaattacgagaaaaactcgttaaattacgaatttgttctcataatttaacaacttttttcttgtaatttaatgactttattctcataatttaacgaatttattctcaacattttatctcgactttttttttttttaaatttaacaactttaatctcgagatggttttatttttttattattgcttggcccatctcgagattaaagttgttaaatttcgagaaaaaagttgagataaaatgttgagaataaactcgttaaattacgagaaaaaaaacattaaatttcgagaaaaaggtcgagataaaatgttgagaataaacttgttaaattacgagaaaaaacactttaaatttcgagaagaaggttgagataaaatgttgagaataaacttgttaaattacgagaaaaactcgttaaattacgaatttgttctcataatttaacgacttttttcttgtaatttaattactttattctcataatttaacgaatttattctcaacattttatctcgacttttttctctaaatttaacgtcatttttctcataatttaacaaatttgttctcgtaatttaacgacttttttctcgtaatttaatgagtttattctcaacattttatttagacttttttctcgaaatttaacaatttttttctcgtaatttaatgacttcattctcaacattttatttttgacttttttctcgaaatttaacgagttttttctcgaaatttaacaactttaatctcgagatggttttatttttttatttttgcttagCCCTtatcctcttccgtaaaatatgactaaaacacACAGCAAAATTACTAAACCTTTAAacctaaaacaaaacattttatttttagcttGTTGCCaggaaaatatttataaaatatttattttaattcagttcCACCTGGTGTATTAAAATAACGAAAACTAAAAATTATtagatttactaaaaaaaattaatagaactttaaaatgaaaaatataaaactaaaaactatAGTAGTATATTAATAATTCTAAAACATCAATGGCATTAACTAAACAAAACACAAGCAGAAACACATTTTATAATCAAGAACAGAACTTTTGTCCTTCTAATAGTACTGATAATAGAAATGTACTTCTAATAGTACATGAGAAAAAATGCTTAACCTTCAGAAAATAATgtctgttaaagggatagttcaccccaaaatgattCACTCGCCCTCAGGCTATTCTAGGTGCATATGaccatcttctttcagacaaacacaatcagagatatatttaaaaatatcttggctcttccaagctttataatgggagtgaatggggggGGGCAAGATTTTGAAGCATCCATCCGACTCCAGGGGATTATTAAAGGCCTTCCGAAGCAAAGCCatgattttttgtaaaaaaaaatccatatttaaaactttatagacTATTATTACTAGCTTCCAGTAACGTCCTAGGacggcttgagggtgagaaaattatgggataattttcatttttggatgaactatccctttaacctcaATGAGTTTtattctgtatttattttaaaaccaaTTTCCAGTGATTAAAGAAGCGATATAAAAGATCCATACCTCCGGGTACGACCATTCCGGTGAGAAGTCCGTGATGTTGGCCAACCGCTGGGATTCCTCTGGAGCGCCGCCGGAAGCGAGTGAGTGTGCGTTTGTAAGGAGCGGGAAGGGTAAGAACGAGGTGGACGGAGTCGGCTGAGGTGGAACCATGTACCTGACGGGGTAAATGGGCGGAGCTGGGGCAGGGGAGTGGCTAACGGTCTCATCTGTAATCAGCTCAGATATTAGGTCAGGGAAGGTGGAGTCAAACGTAAGCCCCGCCTCCTCGCTGTCCATATGGGCGCAGTGAGTGGTGTCCATGGGTGTTACATCTGATTCGAAGTGAGTGGGCGGAGACTGCTCCTCCTTAACCTGTATGGGACTTACGTTTGTGGGCGTGGTTGGGGGCGGGGTCAGATTCTGAGGTTGAATGCACATGGAGTGTGTTGCTAAAAGACAGGATTGCACTTGAAGCTGTGACTGCCTAAGCTCCGCCTTTTCTCCCTCCTGATTGGTCGGCAGCACGTCGTCAGTCGTCGTGTTGGTGGCTGCCAGTTGGTTGCTGACGTGCTGGGAAGGAGAGAGCTGATTGGTCAGTAGATGACCAGGCGTGGCTTGAACATCGAATCCGGTAGGCGGAGCTCTGGCATCTGTGGACGGGACAGACAGTGAGGGGCTCAACGAATCGAGTCCTAAAGACGTCTCCAGATACATC encodes the following:
- the camta2 gene encoding calmodulin-binding transcription activator 2 isoform X2, whose amino-acid sequence is MHIKENPDIVLVHYLNVPSLEDSVKSCGPVSCALTDRRDSLRWSRDELLSQLKPMFHSMKWSCGGNGTVDLSVEQMVQQILETQQTKPQPRTHTCLCASPGSNIPHRCNSTKHRIISPKLPAPYPALTELQNLANEGSGAEVGRETGPGDALVAVVPSERKQPSGSPEDGVRVEDMVGVASPCSASSSSSSSPPQTQRAATIALSNGNGFQRGGLAAVALPQNAVIVMTTAAPVGRGCGEESNGELGSTRLSLTRAGGRLVLSPVPPKQDTSSPPSSASPPSPVPPNQGVATLSLTLLPSPVIGGLLLTDRIVPEAPGALLHPSSPSPSLLPFDPDSFLNSPKQGQTYGGPALTPHSISASSSPSPPPSTSPQPPSLALSLSPTSPPSSLSSLSSETERKSIPGRPASSPASLSLSLSPTQTTPTLLPMYLETSLGLDSLSPSLSVPSTDARAPPTGFDVQATPGHLLTNQLSPSQHVSNQLAATNTTTDDVLPTNQEGEKAELRQSQLQVQSCLLATHSMCIQPQNLTPPPTTPTNVSPIQVKEEQSPPTHFESDVTPMDTTHCAHMDSEEAGLTFDSTFPDLISELITDETVSHSPAPAPPIYPVRYMVPPQPTPSTSFLPFPLLTNAHSLASGGAPEESQRLANITDFSPEWSYPEGGVKVLITGPWSETDSRYSCVFDQSRVPASLIQPGVLRCYCPAHEAGLVALHVLMDSSTVSSSVLFEYRARNASSLPSSQLDWLSLDDNQFRMSILERLEQMERRMAEMSNNNQQHQHMNHYHQQLSRNQSSAPRLTPENQSGLWFERRIVAVCERMMAGGRWGRDGETDRLTHSVRHRGMTLLHLAAAQGYTQLIHTLIRWRSISVNSLDLEQEVDPLNVDHFSCTPLMWACALGHQAAAVLLYRWSSAALGIPDSLGRLPLAVAHSRGHTRLARCLEELHTHSQTQEHTPDTASPPYRPLSPLSSSPDTGLSSSSSIPSPSDPPSPSPSSAYSSGSVPDPMDSASSPSSPFSVPPPTGSTDSLFLMDCEAASPSTPAVSHTDALALHSELADELLDYSENAENEDYLSDEVLQVDMATLAEQIIEATPERIKQEEFNREAESPLRERRDNPAIHDTMPWLATYLDTVDRNLCPTPPSLLSDLALQRLRPPSSVAWAEFLNASANGRMERDFALLTLTDTEQRELYEAARVIQNAFRRYKGRRLKEQQDMAAAVIQRCYRKYKQYALYKKMTQAAILIQSKFRSYYEQKKFQQSRRAAVLIQQYYRSYKEYERVKQGPRGPGTLNTKIKGSFLTKKQDQAARKIMRFLRRCRHRIKELKQSKELEHRGLTT